From Xiphophorus maculatus strain JP 163 A chromosome 12, X_maculatus-5.0-male, whole genome shotgun sequence, the proteins below share one genomic window:
- the sgsm1 gene encoding small G protein signaling modulator 1 isoform X2, which translates to MATIMAEAETRQKLLRTVKKEVKQIMEEAVTRKFVHEDSSHIVSFCAAVEACVLHGLKRRAAGFLRSNKIAALFMKVGKSFPPAEEFCRKAQELEQVMETKRSQSLQSQDSLRRMPRLPSLNPPGVKNLWIRTALFEKVLDRIVLYLVENSSKYYEKEAILMDPVDGPILASLLVGPCALEYTKMKTADHFWTDPSADELVQRHRIHSGICRQDSPTKRPALCIQKRHSSSSMDERPSPSPSAREYVESLHQNSRATLLFGKNNVLVQPRDDMEAIPGYLSLHQTADIMTLKWTPNQLMNGSVADLDYEHSVYWDYAMTINLEEIVYLHCHQQVDSGGTVVLVSQDGIQRPPLRFPRGGHLLQFLSCLENGLLPHGQLDPPLWSQRGKGKVFPKLKKRVPLGSGSTESVSDKEEDEATDYVFRIIFPNSQSDFVPPPDLMDHGAALWQPSLRKSSCSSCSKGNFSDGAAHKGCNYERTPLKLLCDNMKYQIISRAFYGWLAYCRHLSTVRTHLSALVNHTIVAPNAPCDASGGLTADVWQTFLKDCTAYKEQELLRLVYFGGVDPSLRKEVWPFLLGHYQFGTSEEDRREVDEQMQASYEQTISEWLACEEVVREREKEQHAAALAKCSSVASVDSSSQRMTHHDSTVSNESHSSHSSDRESLARLQSDSSSSTQVFESVEELDQPESESKTEEAKQLPKMPNGAVQNESSSPDSGHPSSRNFSITSGLSDGSFSTEDSSAPDASQRSTAAPPMSQSSAKAAVGEAEALTIESQVASEEKDKGVKWNPGTQDSTKSGNVKKEGESFEEKDPKMNIKESPQKHVPLKTEEASKHKEKNVTLIKDMEKLNTTVTFSQDKEKSKSLKECEEEQILGASISGGVHSSSQKDETQALTESDESPSAIEMEEIPKAKVSMAPWSRRGHCETSSFSEDSATPADLKQEVEKLSPEGTESILSEPEMESLYPPFDSLPADENTKNEVTSQGATGSPYSQELLDLYTLNLHRIEKDVQRCDRNYWYFTPANLEKLRNVMCSYIWRHLDIGYVQGMCDLLAPLLVILDDEAKAFSCFSKLMKRMNQNFPHGGAMDTHFANMRSLIQILDSELFELMHQNGDYTHFYFCYRWFLLDFKRELVYDDVFAVWETIWAAKYASSSHFVLFIALALVEVYRDIILENNMDFTDIIKFFNEMAEHHNIKQILTLARDLVCKVQILIENK; encoded by the exons CTGCGGTGGAGGCATGTGTCCTGCATGGGCTCAAGCGGCGAGCGGCTGGCTTTCTGCGCAGCAACAAGATAGCAGCGCTCTTCATGAAGGTGGGCAAAAGCTTCCCCCCGGCGGAGGAGTTTTGCAGGAAGGCCCAGGAGTTGGAGCAGGTCATGGAGACAAA acGAAGTCAAAGCCTGCAGAGTCAAGACAGCCTTCGCAGGATGCCCCGGCTGCCGAGCCTCAACCCTCCTGGGGTCAAGAACCTGTGGATCAGGACGGCTCTGTTTGAGAAAGTGCTGGACAGGATTGTCCTTTACCTGGTGGAGAACAGCAG TAAATACTATGAGAAAGAAGCTATTCTGATGGACCCTGTGGATGGACCGATTCTGGCTTCGCTGTTAG TTGGACCCTGTGCTTTGGAGtacacaaagatgaagacagcTGATCACTTCTGGACCGACCCGTCTGCTGACGAGTTGGTTCAGAGACATCGCATCCACAGTGGCATCTGCAGGCAGGATTCTCCCACCAAGAGACCCGCGTTGTGT ATCCAGAAGCGacactccagcagcagcatggaTGAGCGCCCGTCGCCTTCCCCGTCAGCTCGAGAATATGTGGAGTCGCTTCATCAGAACAGCAGGGCCACGCTGCTTTTTGGCAAGAACAATGTGCTGGTGCAACCG AGGGATGACATGGAGGCTATCCCAGGTTACCTCTCTCTGCACCAAACTGCTGACATAATGACACTGAAGTGGACGCCCAATCAGCTCATGAACGGGTCTGTTGCAGACTTGGACTATGAACACAG TGTATACTGGGACTATGCCATGACAATCAATTTAGAGGAAATAGTGTACTTGCACTGCCATCAACAAG TGGACAGTGGGGGGACGGTGGTGTTAGTCAGTCAGGATGGGATCCAAAGACCTCCACTTCGCTTCCCCAGAGGAGGACATTTGCTCCAGTTTCTGTCTTGCCTGGAGAACGGTCTGCTCCCTCACGGACAGCTGGACCCTCCTCTCTGGTCCCAGAGGGGAAAG GGGAAGGTGTTTCCCAAACTGAAGAAGAGAGTTCCTCTGGGATCTGGGTCCACAGAGTCAGTTTCTGACAAGGAGGAGGACGAGGCCACTGACTATGTCTTCCGCATCATCTTTCCAAACAGCCAGTCTGATTTTG TGCCTCCTCCAGATCTGATGGATCACGGAGCTGCCCTGTGGCAGCCTAGTCTCAGGAAGTCTTCGTGTTCCTCCTGCTCCAAGGGGAACTTCTCTGACGGCGCTGCGCACAAAGGGTGCAACTATGAGAG GACTCCTCTGAAGCTGCTGTGTGACAACATGAAATATCAGATCATCTCCAGGGCGTTTTATGGAT GGCTGGCGTACTGCCGCCACCTGTCCACCGTGCGTACGCATCTCTCCGCCCTCGTCAACCACACCATTGTGGCGCCCAACGCGCCCTGCGACGCCTCCGGGGGGCTCACTGCAGACGTTTGGCAGACATTTCTTAAGGACTGCACG GCCTACAAAGAGCAGGAGCTGCTCCGCTTGGTCTACTTCGGCGGCGTGGACCCCTCGCTGCGTAAAGAGGTGTGGCCTTTCCTGCTGGGTCATTACCAGTTTGGGACGTCAGAGGAGGACAGGAGGGAG GTGGATGAACAAATGCAGGCTTCCTACGAGCAGACCATCAGCGAGTGGTTGGCATGTGAGGAGGTTGTACGCGAGCGAGAGAAGGAGCAGCACGCTGCCGCTTTGGCAAAGTGCTCCTCTGTGGCGAGCGTGGACAGCTCCAGTCAGAGGATGACCCATCATGACTCCACTGTGAGCAACGAg TCTCATTCATCTCACAGCTCAGACAGGGAGAGTCTGGCTCGCCTCCAGAGTGAttccagcagcagcacacaG GTGTTTGAGTCCGTAGAGGAGCTGGACCAGCCAGAGTCGGAGTCCAAGACTGAAGAGGCCAAACAGTTGCCGAAGATGCCCAACGGAGCTGTGCAAAACGAGTCAAGCTCTCCCGACTCTGGGCATCCTTCTTCACGAAACTTCTCCATCACCTCTGGCCTCTCAGACGGCTCCTTCAGCACAgaggacagctccgcacctgaTGCGTCCCAGAGATCCACAGCTGCGCCTCCGATGTCGCAGAGCTCTGCCAAAGCTGCAGTGGGAGAGGCTGAAGCGTTGACAATCGAAAGTCAGGTGGCGAGTGAAGAGAAGGACAAAGGCGTCAAATGGAATCCTGGAACACAGGACAGCACAAAGtctggaaatgtgaaaaaggaaggagaaagttttgaagaaaaagacCCAAAAATGAACATTAAAGAAAGTCCTCAGAAACATGTTCCACTGAAGACTGAGGAAGCTtccaaacacaaagaaaaaaacgtgACACTAATTAAAGATAtggaaaaattaaacacaacCGTCACATTTTctcaagataaagaaaaatcaaaaagtctTAAGGAATGTGAGGAGGAACAGATTCTGGGCGCCTCAATATCGGGAGGAGTTCACAGCTCGTCTCAGAAAGACGAGACCCAGGCTTTGACTGAGTCTGACGAGTCTCCTTCAGCCATAGAAATGGAGGAGATCCCCAAGGCCAAGGTTTCCATGGCACCCTGGAGCAGGAGAGGACACTGTGAGACTTCGTCCTTCTCTGAGGATTCAGCAACTCCTGCGGATCTGAAGCAGGAGGTAGAAAAGCTCAGTCCCGAAGGAACAGAGTCCATCCTGTCGGAGCCGGAGATGGAGAGCCTTTACCCTCCCTTCGACTCTCTTCCAGCCGACgaaaacacaaagaatgaaGTGACCTCTCAGGGAGCAACTGGGAGCCCTTACTCT CAAGAGCTTTTGGATTTATACACACTAAATCTGCACCGCATTGAGAAAGATGTCCAGCGGTGTGACAGGAATTACTGGTATTTCACTCCAGCCAACCTGGAGAAGCTGCGCAACGTCATGTGCAG CTACATCTGGAGGCACCTGGACATCGGATACGTACAGGGAATGTGTGACCTGCTGGCTCCTCTTTTAGTCATTCTCGATGACG AGGCCAAAGCTTTCAGCTGTTTCAGTAAACTCATGAAGAGAATGAATCAGAACTTTCCACACGGAGGAGCCATGGATACTCACTTTGCGAACATGCGCTCTCTAATCCAG ATCCTGGATTCTGAGCTGTTTGAGCTCATGCACCAGAACGGAGACTACACCCACTTCTACTTCTGCTACCGCTGGTTTCTGCTCGACTTCAAACGAG AGCTGGTTTATGATGACGTGTTTGCTGTCTGGGAAACCATTTGGGCCGCCAAGTACGCCTCATCAAGTCACTTTGTGCTCTTCATTGCCCTTGCTCTGGTGGAGGTATACAGGGACATCATCCTGGAGAACAACATGGACTTCACAGACATCATCAAGTTCTTCAATG agATGGCTGAGCACCACAACATCAAGCAGATTTTGACCCTGGCCAGAGATCTGGTGTGCAAAGTGCAGATACTGATAGAAAACAAGTGA
- the sgsm1 gene encoding small G protein signaling modulator 1 isoform X1: MATIMAEAETRQKLLRTVKKEVKQIMEEAVTRKFVHEDSSHIVSFCAAVEACVLHGLKRRAAGFLRSNKIAALFMKVGKSFPPAEEFCRKAQELEQVMETKRSQSLQSQDSLRRMPRLPSLNPPGVKNLWIRTALFEKVLDRIVLYLVENSSKYYEKEAILMDPVDGPILASLLVGPCALEYTKMKTADHFWTDPSADELVQRHRIHSGICRQDSPTKRPALCIQKRHSSSSMDERPSPSPSAREYVESLHQNSRATLLFGKNNVLVQPRDDMEAIPGYLSLHQTADIMTLKWTPNQLMNGSVADLDYEHSVYWDYAMTINLEEIVYLHCHQQVDSGGTVVLVSQDGIQRPPLRFPRGGHLLQFLSCLENGLLPHGQLDPPLWSQRGKGKVFPKLKKRVPLGSGSTESVSDKEEDEATDYVFRIIFPNSQSDFVPPPDLMDHGAALWQPSLRKSSCSSCSKGNFSDGAAHKGCNYERTPLKLLCDNMKYQIISRAFYGWLAYCRHLSTVRTHLSALVNHTIVAPNAPCDASGGLTADVWQTFLKDCTAYKEQELLRLVYFGGVDPSLRKEVWPFLLGHYQFGTSEEDRREVDEQMQASYEQTISEWLACEEVVREREKEQHAAALAKCSSVASVDSSSQRMTHHDSTVSNESHSSHSSDRESLARLQSDSSSSTQFFTSSHPFPWSSLLPFGLFFQVFESVEELDQPESESKTEEAKQLPKMPNGAVQNESSSPDSGHPSSRNFSITSGLSDGSFSTEDSSAPDASQRSTAAPPMSQSSAKAAVGEAEALTIESQVASEEKDKGVKWNPGTQDSTKSGNVKKEGESFEEKDPKMNIKESPQKHVPLKTEEASKHKEKNVTLIKDMEKLNTTVTFSQDKEKSKSLKECEEEQILGASISGGVHSSSQKDETQALTESDESPSAIEMEEIPKAKVSMAPWSRRGHCETSSFSEDSATPADLKQEVEKLSPEGTESILSEPEMESLYPPFDSLPADENTKNEVTSQGATGSPYSQELLDLYTLNLHRIEKDVQRCDRNYWYFTPANLEKLRNVMCSYIWRHLDIGYVQGMCDLLAPLLVILDDEAKAFSCFSKLMKRMNQNFPHGGAMDTHFANMRSLIQILDSELFELMHQNGDYTHFYFCYRWFLLDFKRELVYDDVFAVWETIWAAKYASSSHFVLFIALALVEVYRDIILENNMDFTDIIKFFNEMAEHHNIKQILTLARDLVCKVQILIENK, translated from the exons CTGCGGTGGAGGCATGTGTCCTGCATGGGCTCAAGCGGCGAGCGGCTGGCTTTCTGCGCAGCAACAAGATAGCAGCGCTCTTCATGAAGGTGGGCAAAAGCTTCCCCCCGGCGGAGGAGTTTTGCAGGAAGGCCCAGGAGTTGGAGCAGGTCATGGAGACAAA acGAAGTCAAAGCCTGCAGAGTCAAGACAGCCTTCGCAGGATGCCCCGGCTGCCGAGCCTCAACCCTCCTGGGGTCAAGAACCTGTGGATCAGGACGGCTCTGTTTGAGAAAGTGCTGGACAGGATTGTCCTTTACCTGGTGGAGAACAGCAG TAAATACTATGAGAAAGAAGCTATTCTGATGGACCCTGTGGATGGACCGATTCTGGCTTCGCTGTTAG TTGGACCCTGTGCTTTGGAGtacacaaagatgaagacagcTGATCACTTCTGGACCGACCCGTCTGCTGACGAGTTGGTTCAGAGACATCGCATCCACAGTGGCATCTGCAGGCAGGATTCTCCCACCAAGAGACCCGCGTTGTGT ATCCAGAAGCGacactccagcagcagcatggaTGAGCGCCCGTCGCCTTCCCCGTCAGCTCGAGAATATGTGGAGTCGCTTCATCAGAACAGCAGGGCCACGCTGCTTTTTGGCAAGAACAATGTGCTGGTGCAACCG AGGGATGACATGGAGGCTATCCCAGGTTACCTCTCTCTGCACCAAACTGCTGACATAATGACACTGAAGTGGACGCCCAATCAGCTCATGAACGGGTCTGTTGCAGACTTGGACTATGAACACAG TGTATACTGGGACTATGCCATGACAATCAATTTAGAGGAAATAGTGTACTTGCACTGCCATCAACAAG TGGACAGTGGGGGGACGGTGGTGTTAGTCAGTCAGGATGGGATCCAAAGACCTCCACTTCGCTTCCCCAGAGGAGGACATTTGCTCCAGTTTCTGTCTTGCCTGGAGAACGGTCTGCTCCCTCACGGACAGCTGGACCCTCCTCTCTGGTCCCAGAGGGGAAAG GGGAAGGTGTTTCCCAAACTGAAGAAGAGAGTTCCTCTGGGATCTGGGTCCACAGAGTCAGTTTCTGACAAGGAGGAGGACGAGGCCACTGACTATGTCTTCCGCATCATCTTTCCAAACAGCCAGTCTGATTTTG TGCCTCCTCCAGATCTGATGGATCACGGAGCTGCCCTGTGGCAGCCTAGTCTCAGGAAGTCTTCGTGTTCCTCCTGCTCCAAGGGGAACTTCTCTGACGGCGCTGCGCACAAAGGGTGCAACTATGAGAG GACTCCTCTGAAGCTGCTGTGTGACAACATGAAATATCAGATCATCTCCAGGGCGTTTTATGGAT GGCTGGCGTACTGCCGCCACCTGTCCACCGTGCGTACGCATCTCTCCGCCCTCGTCAACCACACCATTGTGGCGCCCAACGCGCCCTGCGACGCCTCCGGGGGGCTCACTGCAGACGTTTGGCAGACATTTCTTAAGGACTGCACG GCCTACAAAGAGCAGGAGCTGCTCCGCTTGGTCTACTTCGGCGGCGTGGACCCCTCGCTGCGTAAAGAGGTGTGGCCTTTCCTGCTGGGTCATTACCAGTTTGGGACGTCAGAGGAGGACAGGAGGGAG GTGGATGAACAAATGCAGGCTTCCTACGAGCAGACCATCAGCGAGTGGTTGGCATGTGAGGAGGTTGTACGCGAGCGAGAGAAGGAGCAGCACGCTGCCGCTTTGGCAAAGTGCTCCTCTGTGGCGAGCGTGGACAGCTCCAGTCAGAGGATGACCCATCATGACTCCACTGTGAGCAACGAg TCTCATTCATCTCACAGCTCAGACAGGGAGAGTCTGGCTCGCCTCCAGAGTGAttccagcagcagcacacaG TTCTTCACATCCTCCCATCCCTTCCCCTGGAGTAGTCTGCTTCCCTTTGGCTTGTTCTTTCAGGTGTTTGAGTCCGTAGAGGAGCTGGACCAGCCAGAGTCGGAGTCCAAGACTGAAGAGGCCAAACAGTTGCCGAAGATGCCCAACGGAGCTGTGCAAAACGAGTCAAGCTCTCCCGACTCTGGGCATCCTTCTTCACGAAACTTCTCCATCACCTCTGGCCTCTCAGACGGCTCCTTCAGCACAgaggacagctccgcacctgaTGCGTCCCAGAGATCCACAGCTGCGCCTCCGATGTCGCAGAGCTCTGCCAAAGCTGCAGTGGGAGAGGCTGAAGCGTTGACAATCGAAAGTCAGGTGGCGAGTGAAGAGAAGGACAAAGGCGTCAAATGGAATCCTGGAACACAGGACAGCACAAAGtctggaaatgtgaaaaaggaaggagaaagttttgaagaaaaagacCCAAAAATGAACATTAAAGAAAGTCCTCAGAAACATGTTCCACTGAAGACTGAGGAAGCTtccaaacacaaagaaaaaaacgtgACACTAATTAAAGATAtggaaaaattaaacacaacCGTCACATTTTctcaagataaagaaaaatcaaaaagtctTAAGGAATGTGAGGAGGAACAGATTCTGGGCGCCTCAATATCGGGAGGAGTTCACAGCTCGTCTCAGAAAGACGAGACCCAGGCTTTGACTGAGTCTGACGAGTCTCCTTCAGCCATAGAAATGGAGGAGATCCCCAAGGCCAAGGTTTCCATGGCACCCTGGAGCAGGAGAGGACACTGTGAGACTTCGTCCTTCTCTGAGGATTCAGCAACTCCTGCGGATCTGAAGCAGGAGGTAGAAAAGCTCAGTCCCGAAGGAACAGAGTCCATCCTGTCGGAGCCGGAGATGGAGAGCCTTTACCCTCCCTTCGACTCTCTTCCAGCCGACgaaaacacaaagaatgaaGTGACCTCTCAGGGAGCAACTGGGAGCCCTTACTCT CAAGAGCTTTTGGATTTATACACACTAAATCTGCACCGCATTGAGAAAGATGTCCAGCGGTGTGACAGGAATTACTGGTATTTCACTCCAGCCAACCTGGAGAAGCTGCGCAACGTCATGTGCAG CTACATCTGGAGGCACCTGGACATCGGATACGTACAGGGAATGTGTGACCTGCTGGCTCCTCTTTTAGTCATTCTCGATGACG AGGCCAAAGCTTTCAGCTGTTTCAGTAAACTCATGAAGAGAATGAATCAGAACTTTCCACACGGAGGAGCCATGGATACTCACTTTGCGAACATGCGCTCTCTAATCCAG ATCCTGGATTCTGAGCTGTTTGAGCTCATGCACCAGAACGGAGACTACACCCACTTCTACTTCTGCTACCGCTGGTTTCTGCTCGACTTCAAACGAG AGCTGGTTTATGATGACGTGTTTGCTGTCTGGGAAACCATTTGGGCCGCCAAGTACGCCTCATCAAGTCACTTTGTGCTCTTCATTGCCCTTGCTCTGGTGGAGGTATACAGGGACATCATCCTGGAGAACAACATGGACTTCACAGACATCATCAAGTTCTTCAATG agATGGCTGAGCACCACAACATCAAGCAGATTTTGACCCTGGCCAGAGATCTGGTGTGCAAAGTGCAGATACTGATAGAAAACAAGTGA